Part of the Microtus ochrogaster isolate Prairie Vole_2 chromosome 19, MicOch1.0, whole genome shotgun sequence genome, AGTGTTCATCTCATTAAGGGGGTAATTAATCTTCCTATTTCTTTAGCCAAGTTTAAGgtggcctctacctcctgaaggTATGTCTCTTGGCCAGGTGTTTGACACGGCACGGCACTGCACGTCTCCACTCTGCACTTAAGAGACAATGCACCTCTATGCATTCCCTCCCTGTGTGAAACTGATTCTTGGCTGCCACGAGCTTCTGCCGGGTCTGCCCACCTGTTGAAATCCTCACGCAGAGAGACATGACTTTTCCTTTCTCGTCTTCTCTGTCTTGTTCTTTCAGAGGGTAGCCAGAGCCCGAGTGTGCATTTTCTGGTACACTGGGCTCCCTTTTGAAAGCTCTACTTCctaccatgtggctgctgccTGCCATGTAGTTGACCTCCATGCCCACTCAGCTGAGATGCTGTGgccccttctctcttctgtaCTCCTCTGGGCAGCTGGTAAGATTGACAGCTTGCTGCCTTGGAGTTTTTCTTCAAAATCTAATAAAAGTGTCTTCAAgcttcagacaaaacaaaaacaatcatcAAGAAGAaccctttcattttaaaaggataTATATAGAAGgcaccccaaaacaaaatagCAGCACAAAACCCCATACACCGTTTCCCAAATTGAGGCTGTGGAACGCAGATCAATACAATTATTTATTGTAATCTCCGGAATAATTTCAGTCGGTTCAGCTGCTCTTTATACCCTCCTCAGTGTCAGGCTCAGAAGTCGGTCACAACCAAGCAATTCACAAGAACACGTTAACAAAACATGCTTAATATTTCTCGGAGAAAGAGCCTCCGAGCACAGGCACAGCATTCTTGGGTGTCACACAAAACTGTCAGTTTCTGTTGACACACATAACAGAGTGGAAACCATGCCAGAGCGCCATCTTCCTCTTTAGATTGGAAAGGACGCTGTCAGACATTCTGTTGGCAAGTAAAACTACACACACTTTCAGGACAGAACAAGCCACTTAGACTTTTTATACTACACACTTCAATTATGGGCAGCCAGAGACTTTAAAAAAGTAtgttacatctttaaaaataacaattagtGGGGGCAAAAGTTGAAAATATTTACCAGCAATGTTAGGTACTCCTGAAATCACAGTTTTctggataaataaatgtaatatatttctaatttttcttatatatagcttggaaaatatattttaggttgtttaattttcacatcttaaataatctttttttcctttgattatgctaaactcttttaaaaatttatatctattttatagatAATAGTTTCACTCTGTTTTCAATACTTTGGCCTGACTtgtttatggaaaaaaaataacattgacAATATTATTAGCTGGTTATACTGGCAGGAGAGGGcatatcataattttttttataccTTGTATTAACAATAAACCTTCTCACAGAGAAGAACATAAATAccttaaattatatttctaacaATAAAAATTCACATTTCATGCTTTAGTGAGACACTTAAATCGGCTGTAAGATAGTCCTTTGAGTTTGGGGTAGAGCCCTTCCAGTATCCGGACCTCCGGTAGGTGCCAAATCCAAAGTTCTGAAAGTAACATAGCTTCTGCCATCTTCCTATCCAGTAGAAAAAGGTGGCCAGCTGCAGCCGCTGCGATCTTGAGTCACATCAGAGTGAGGGCCAGTGTGCGTCAGGCCTTGGCACTCAAGGGGCTCGCCTGCCGCACTGAACGAAGAGCACTCAAACTCGAATGTTCTCTGCTAGGAGTCGCGGACAGAGACAGCCCTTCCGAGTACAGCTAAACACGCGTATGTCTATTGCACAGGACTTTGAAAAGTTCCCCAAACAATGCTCCCCCAACCCCTGTAGCTACTATATACATTTTTCAGATAAGTTCAGCGTTTCACTGGGGAACGTGACTTGCAGAGAGTTTCCTTTAGAGGCAGGCTCCTCCCTGCCACTCCCACCAACCTCATCCACCAACAAGACGCTCTCTGAGTCCTGGCCCTGGGAGGAGTCTGAGGTCTCTGATATTCGCAAAGTTCTCAGCGAGGTGGTGTCTGCTTGGGTCAGGCCCACGCCATGCACGCCCGGAAGCAAATTCCTGCCTCCCAGGCTGCTTTCGCTTAGGTCTGGTAGATACAGGAGAGTCTGAGATGTGCTGCTGATCTCCCTCAGCTCCCGGGAGAGGAAGGAGCGGGAGTGGCTAGACATGGCCGAAGATGTCCTCCGACTCTCTGAGCAGTGCTGCGTTGACCCATCTCTGCCGGACCCACCTATGCGGCAGAAGAGGCACTTGATCTTCTCAATGGCTTTACTGAGTACAGTCTTCCGCAGAAGGATGTAGATCCAGGGGTCCAGAATGGGGTTCACGGAAGCGATTCTGATGGCCTGCAAGTCGGGGTTTCTGCTGATGTCTTTCACCACACTTGGCTGATACAACTGGTTGATAAACACTCGCACCTGCACAAACGAGAGGCCCACGTTGAGATTTTATAATTAAGCAATTTGGCAAAACACTTTTAAGTGTTGCATTTACCTTTGCAGTGACGTGATGTAGCTGCTCTTACGTGGTAATGCCTACTTTCCAACGGCAGTTTACACAAGTCAgttactatatattttaaaagagactttgtAAGTCAATTAACCACGTAATCATTACAAAATTACCGAGGCGCCTATGCCTTTACattaagagaaaatacttcatactTTTGAACTAATATCAGTGTCTCCTGTTAGCCAGAATGGCCAGAGCGTGGTTTTCCTCTGTGGCGCTCCTCCACTCTCCATAATAATCCGGTGTTGCTGTGTCTTGAATCCAGACTTTCTAATCCATTTCCTCATTAGCATTTCTCAAGGAAGATAACATTGCAGTAGCCAACCAAATAACATTTCCTTTCCCCCTGCAATCCCTCCTCAATACTGCCCCAGATTATTTCTGAAGTATATGTCCTTTATGCAGtttgctaaaaacaaaaaagcctccCGTAGCTCCCCGTGAGCTATAGTTTTGTGACTCTTCCAGATAGGGTTCAGCTGAATTCAGAGACTCTTCGACTATTCTGTTGAGAACCCACCCCTCCTCTGCTTCAAAAGCCTCAAAAACAagcacgcaaaaaaaaaaaaaatgtgtcttggtTTCCTCCTTCCAGACACTTTACTAAAGTCCTTAGTGATCCATGGTAGCTGGAGGAGTTCCTCCTTGTCAACTGATGCTTGTTACCTGGACCTGGAaggttgtgtgtgcatgggtgcatgtgtgtgtgtgcttgcatgtgtgtgtgtgtttgaggcagggCAATTTTTGCCATTCTGGCTATCCTtacctcaacttcccaagtgctgggataaacaGGCATAAACTAGAGACCTGAAAAGTACTGAACTTTTCAAGCTCTCTCCTATCCTATTGATAATCAGGTCTGTTCTGGGCTCTAGTCTCCAGATGAATTTCCCGCGGCGTTATTCGTTCTCCCAGGCTGGATTTAcgtttaaaatttattcttagtAGTGAGGTCATCACTAGAAAATATTGCCATCTGTATTTTACTCACACTGTACTTTATGTTTCAAAGATGAAGGAAGTGATGCGCCTGAGCCTGTTAGCAGCAAGCCCCATCTGTGGCAGGGTTTATGTGAACCTGACACTTCAACCTCTAGAGGGCAGTGTTGCTCTACTTTGGAGCGGCTAGTACCTAGCATCTCTCCGATGCATTTTGCACAGGTTCTTTACAAGAAACTTTCAGAATAGTTTTGTTAAGTTTGGATTTTGaatttcatgtatatatgcataatatattgtatatcatgtattatcatttattatatatattatatattaacattAACATGTTTTTCTGTTGGTTGGCTCTCCACAACCTCAAAGGAAACACAGTTACCCCTGAAAAGAGGAAATTTCtgaacaattaaaacaaacaaacaaacaaacaaaaaagctgtaGTTACTTAAAGCAATTCACATTTTGTTTCCAGATTtctgtgctattttatttttgtttttgttttttgtttttttgagacagggtttctatgtggctttggagcctgtcctggaactagctctgtagaccaggctggtctcgaactcacagagatccgcgtgcctctgcctcccgagtgctgggattaaaggcgtgcgccaccattgcccggcttctgtgctattttaaaaagtcaatgttGTGAAAAATTAATGGTGTTTTTATTATCAAAACTAACAAGGAGCAAGGGAGAAAGCacctttgtatttcattttatctgcAGCCATAATTGAATCTGACTACCGCACAAGGGAATGAAAGAagctgtaattttttaaagttctatttaGAGTTCTATGGGGGCTGGGTGCTTACATTAATACAGGCCCCTGGATCTCATCACTTAGTGTCGTTCAGGGGCAGCATATGGAGAAGACCGAAGTATAAAGCACAACGTTCTGGGCTAGGGGCGGTACAGGGGGAGAGCACTTGGCTAGCATGCATAAGCCTCAGGCTTAGTTCCCAAAGCTTCAGAATAAATTCAGTACATACGCCCCAAttctaaattcacataaaaattctCAGAAGTCAATCAAATTATTTTCAGAGAACCCAAATGGATGGGCTTGACTTTGCCGCCCTAGTCTCGGTTTAGTTTCGAGTAGAGTaaggaaaaaagaagcaaaaacaaaacctgaggcATTTAATAgtgcttgaaaaaaaaacacagcagcTCTGGCTTCACTTTAAAAGCCACCAATAGCCCTACagaatgagtcccaggacagacagagctacacagagaaactctgtcttgagacactaaccaccaccaccaccaccaaaacccaaaacaaaaccaaataaaaaaacctaacataaagcaaaacacagaaaagaccTCTTGCTTTCCTGTCCCTGAAGAGCAGCGACAGGCTCGACAGGAATACCCATGGCAGCACTTTTTCTATGCCCCTTCTCCAGCAAGCCCTAgatgttatataaataaataagttcgGGCAGTCTGCAGTTACGGCAGCATGTGTTGCTGATAAAACAGAAGGTCTGAGTCAAGAGAGGGGAAAAATTCTGAAAACCTTACTGGATACAAACAAGGCCCCTAACTTTCTTGCCTTTTGACGATGAGCAACTGCAGACTTGGTGGATGTAACTTGTGCCTGCTATTGGCAGTGACTCCAGGATTCTGAACTGCTGAAGACGGACCAGACATTCAGCTTAGAAGCACCAAAATAAAACTGGGAGAGGACGCCATAAAAACTAGAAGGTGACTGCAGGAAAGCTAATGGGAGTGCATATGGCAGCATGGTGAATGCCCATGGTTTGCTACCAAACAAATGACTCCATATTATGGCTGTGGCCGTTACCATTTATGCATAAAGGTTAGGGCCCCtttttgtagcccaggatggcctgaaaCTGGCTGATCTTGAACCCACAaagctttgcctgcctctgcttacctagggctgggatgaaaggcaagCACCACCGGTTCGGGCTGtatgtaaattcttttttttttaaagattttatttatttattatgtatacagtattctcagtattctgtctgaaggtatgccttcaggccagaagagggcaccagatctcattgcagatggttgtgagccaccatgtggttgctgggaattgaactcaggacctttggaagagcaggcagtgctcttaaccactgagccatctctccagcccctgtacatAAATTCTTAAAGTGCTTAGTATAGGGCCTGGGATTTAACATTTGTTTTGCCGCTTACTACTTTCCTTTGAATATAGATGTGGAAACATGGCCACTCTGGGCTACTCTGATAGCTCAGGAAAAGGTAGCTTTGGGATAGAGTTCGTGGCTGCTATTAAAAACATGTACTTCCCACTTAATAGTCTTGTTTCGAGAAGGTTGGACTGAAATGTTGGACTCTTGACTAGACCAGCGCAAAAATTAGTTGTCTGAATTGAGATGCGGTCCAGTAAATGGCAGGCTCTGTAACTGGATCTGAGCATGCAGGCTACTTGTTCTGTTCCAAGCACATGAATGGAATTGTCTCTGTGTACCCAGTTATCTCATGGCCTTGGGAGGAGTCCAGAATTGACACAGCTGCTACTAGAAGttcttacccccccccctttaaagaCAGGGGGGAAATGAATGTTCTTGACTGAGTGGCAGTATAAGAGTCTGTGTTTTGTGTTCCTTCTCGCTCACTCACTGGCCATTCACTGCGTGCAAGTTACTTCATCCCTGGTGGCTAATATCTATCTTCATTGTAAaggtttgtcttttcctcctaaTTCACAGCTTCAACACTTTAGCTCTAGGGCAGAAAATGTCATGTTATAACTGTTTAATAAAGCTAAAGCTTGAGATGTCAGTAAAGCTGGTCAGAAGAACTGAAGAAGGAGGCACTCCCAGCCACCCAGTTAGTCGCTGTTCTTCGTGGGTGCCTGGGGAAACCGAGATGCTGAGTGGGAAGAAGCTTCATTGAGAAGACTGCAATGAGCTGTTGGGTTTTGGGAGATTGTGTTTATGTGCTATTCTGCAGCCATCAACATCCCAGCACTTCTAAAAGGCCTGCCATTTCAAGCTGTGACTCAAACATTGCTTCTaggaagttcttttaaaaaaattagctgCGTTTATTAGGCAGGGGATCAAATGTCTTTGATTTCACTATAGTGGCATCTAAATTAATCAATTTTACCTGTGCATGCGCTTTATGTTCATATGATCATTTAGTGGGCCCCCTTCCAGTTCCTGCTTACAGTTCTATCTGCTTTTGTAAGCTGTTGTGGATGCCTTTATGGCGACAACTGATTTACagtaagcaaagaaagaaagaaacacaggaaacTGTTTCCCTAAGGACGTAAATTTACCTGACCAAGACAGATGATTAATTTGCTATACTACTGGTAgctcagaggaagaagaacaaaaagaaacaaataagcaataaatatgCCTGTGGCTTGCCTTTGTGTGGAGGGAAATGCGGTTCCAAACCTGACACCCTAGCTCTTCAGCCCCGAGGCAAAAATCTGATTAGAACTGTTATCTCAACATTAGTACTAGAACTGCACAATTAAGTACCAGAAATCGATCTAGTTTTGATGGCATGTTCCTACAGAATGCAAGATATTTATCTTAAGCATGTACTTTCGTTTCTTTAGCTtctcctgttttgaaaaaacaaaataaacccaacCCCACGACAAGTTATAAATAGCAGAAAGGACAAAATGACAAAACCCATATTCCGACCAAATGTTGTTTGTGCTGCACAGGAGTGTGCTCACGCTTCCTCTGCTCACTGATTGTGACCCACGGAGAACTTCGCAGGTTTGGCACATCCATTGTGTCCACCACGGAATTCTCTGCCTGTCTCAACTTTAGTTTTCACGGCTCCATTTTGtacaacaaattaaaatttgctttttatattaaatagATGTTGTAAGAGCTAATCTGGCCTCTTCCCACGGGTCCAAAAGGCAGACTCTTGCCTGCTTTGCCTTCCTTCTGTATTGTATGTAGCTCTCTCAAAGTCCAAGCAAGCTGGGTTTGCTCGGCCAGGTAGCTTTTCGAAAGCACTGAAAATGACCCAGAGGGCTTCATTTCCTCCAATGGAATTAGCACTCAATTTTATTCAATAACGTTAAAAGCAGGTGCTTCATCTTCCATCTCGGGCTGAAAGTATGCCCAGCCGCTTTCACCGGCAGGGCGCTCTCACAGCTTGaatctcatttcttctctgaagaTATGAGAAACGTGGGGGCGGGGCTGTACAATAAGCCAAGAAAGACGGTAACTGAAAGTTTCTTTTGATTATTCCAATAATTACGGAACCGTGGGTGAGTATGTGGGTTCTACGGCTTCCCATCACTTGCCACAGATTTTAATTTAAACTGGCCTCTGaaaaagattgctttttttttttttcatagctcaAACTCAAGGCTAGAATCGGAAGCTGCTCTTATTTCCTGATTAGttctttctcacaaaagcattggGGCTCTTGACCGACAGGAGCAGCCCTTAGCTGAGCTTAGCTGAGTCAGTTTCAGCTTTCAAATAGAGATGACTTAACCTCCATACCTAGCTCTGACTTCCTTTAGACTGGACGCTATTTTTCATTCGCTAAAAATGTAATTAACCTGCCAGCCATAAATACAGCTCCAGGTCTTCACGCTTTGTCATAAATGGCGCTGAACCTGAGGGCCGGATCAGCCCGTAGAATTAGTTCTGTGTGGCTCTGCGGACGACAGAGATCACTTTACGGGTAGCTTCATGTGAATCAGTAGCGTGACATGCTCACTTGTAACCGAAACCTTTAGAAAGTACGTGTGTGGTTACTAATGGCCTAGCTCCATCCCTCAGTTCCACGAAGTGGACGTCCTGTGAATTACAACTGCTCACTTGGTCATTTACCGTCCCGTGaaatagggaggcagagaggctggaggcagaagcagggttcTTCCCTTCCAGCTCACACTTTATTTTGGGTTGACATTGCAgacagtaaaatatatttatgtggcTCAAGTGTGACTTGACTCTGTAAATTACATTAGGTTCTGGGATGGCTTGCAGGCCCTGCTGGCCAGTCATACTGACTTCTGTTTATACAGACTGGCAAGAAGCTACTGTATGCTGGCGTCTACCCCTCTCAGCCACCGCTCAGTTTCTTCCATTTACAGTCACTTTGGTAAGAGATAAAAGTATTTCATATCAGAGATCCCTAGTAGTATTAATGAgcgaaagaaaagaataatagcCCATTAAATTTATTTCCACTTGGTTCCAGTAAACATAGATAGTAATTTCTTTTTGAATAGGTGGTTTAGAATTTCCAGGAATGCAGTATTTGGAGAGACAGAACTTGGAACAAGATGAACTCTAGATGAAGAATCATGTTCTACCACTGACCTGTTTCTAGTGCATTCTACCAAGGACAGGTAAAAGCAGAGACCTTAAGAGGCGTCTGCCCCTCTCTGTTTATATTGTAAGCGCTGCAGAAGGCAATTTCAAAGAGTGTGTTGCCTCAAAGATGAAGTGCACCAAAGCACCAATGGACACTTTCTCCACAAAAGCCCAAACTAGGAGTAACTGTAGTATGACAGTAGTGGGGACAGGAGTCTGGTGGCCGAAGGGAAACCATCTGCATAAAGGAGAAACCGGACCTCTCCTGGTCATTGAGGATTAAAATACAATGCCAGCCCGATCACATCAACTTGTCCATACTTCCTAACCCCACCGTGCTTTCTTGGCTTGCAAAAAGAATAAGGAACTTGAATTTGGACGTTACCCTGTTCCAGTGTCTTCTCAAGCATGccatggttttgtgtgtgtctgtgggggcgggggtggatgggtggggaggcactgagggaggggagtggggagcagCGAGCAGCTTGAACGCATCTGCAAGACTATTCTAAACAAGTCACTCTCTTCCCTCTggcttttaaactaaaaagcatcTCATCTATTCTAACTTTAAAATGCTGCATAAGCTAGAAAGAGCAAAAGGCCTACAGAAATCAAAACACCCAAACCCACAATTCCCCTAAGGGATGAATTCAACAGGGCTTATCACCCCTGGTTTGCAGTGTTCTGGGGGCCACAGAGTGGAGCGCTGGAGTAAGTAACCCTATAGTGAGTTGTCTCCACCCCCATCTGACTGAGCCTGCAAGTGAGGGCTCTGGGaagatacaaagcaaaacaacaggcTGTGAGGGGAGAGCAGGGGGATGTCCAGGGGACCTCAGAACCCATGCTTTCGGGGAAAGAATCTCGGGGGACCTCGGGGGAAATTACCCGCCAAGTCCTTAGGGTCAGGACTTAGAAGAAAAGCCTGGGTCTTCTAGGGAAGCCATGAGCAGGTCCCAGTCCAGACCTGGAGGAAACTTGTCCCCGCCAAGGACTCAGGGAGAAAGCGGGGAGCGAGGGGAGAGAAGTGGACGCAGGAGAAGGACAGAGTGGACCCCAGTCCCAGACACTCACCACCAGCGGAATGGAACAGATGAGCACCACCAGGGAGGTGGCGATGAGTAAGATGACCATCTGGATCTCAGCGCCCGCGATGCGCCGGAAGCTCCTGCGGCGGCGAAAGTCGCTGAGGcgctgcagggctggggaggcacCCGCGTGGCCCCGACTGGCCGCCGAAGCCACTGCTGCGGCGGCGGCCGCGTGGTGCTGCTCGGTGCCCAGCGAGGTGCGGCGCATGAACTGGCGGTGCATGCGGAGCAGCGCGCCGCACACGAGCACATTACAGAGCACGGTGGCTAGGATGAGGAAGGAGCTGAAGCCCGCGTACATGTAAGAGAAGGCGGCATAGGCCGTCACGTTGCTGGTCCAGTCGATGAAGCACCAGGTGCCGGGGTACTGTCGCTCAGACCTGCCCAGGCCCATGTTAGGCAGTGCGCAGAACAGCACGTTGGATGCATAGACCGCGAAGAGTGTGAGGCCGGCCAGCCGCTTGTCCACATAGTGGCTGTAGAAGTAGGCGTGGTTGATAGCCAGGTAGCGCTCAATGCTCATGGCACAGATGATGCTGAGACCCGACAGGCCAAAAAAGAGTAGGATGAAGGTGCTGTAGTCACACAGTGCCTGGTCCCCGGGCCATTGGCCCTTCATGTATGTGGCGATGGTCACTGGGCTTACCAGCAACGTGCCTAGTAGGTCAGTGACAGCCAACCCACACACGAGAGTGTAGAAGGTcgtctccttctgctccttgcGCGACTTGCACAGCACTATGATGGCCACCAGGTTGCCCACGACCCCGAAGATGAACATCACTGCCGGAATGGTCACTGGGCTGTTCAGCCTCTCCGAAGCGGAGAAGGACGCATTGACCCCAGGAGTGGACATGCTGGTGGTCAGTATACTGTTCGCAGCTTTGGAGCTCACGGTTCGATCTGGAGATGGTGAAAGACAGGAAAGGGAGAGGTGAGCCATTTACCACTTGCAAGGTGTTCGACCCATGGCCAAAAATGCTGTGTAAATGAAGACAAGGGAGAGCAACCGGATCCGACTTCCTGATCTGTAGCCACTTACTAACTGTGGCTACTCAAATCCCCAAGCTCTGAATGCGTCCTGCCAAGAGCACCACTCTGCtgacattaatatttataaactgATAACTGCCTTTCCCGCCTACCGCCCCCACTCCCAACTCATTCCATCGCCAAGATGAGTAAGACCCTTCTCAAGGGAAAAGTGACTTGCTAGTGCTATTGCTGACGGAGTCTATAAAATTCTCATTGAAACAAGTTATGGACGATTTGGAAGCACATTCTATTCTTTGGTTCCCCGAAAGAGCCTGGCTCCTGTGCCATCCATGCAAAAAACATTCATCCCAACTTACCTGTAGGGTGGGTTTAGGAGCTGGGTGCGTTCCAAGGCTCAGGCCGCAGACGATCTGGACCTGCCTCTAACCTCAGCCATCAGTTTCTTCCCGCTCAGTGCGGAACTTGTCAAGCCTTTGCCCTCCTCGGAACCTGGTCTGCCAACTTTCCGGAACTGAGGTCAGAGCTTTCAAAAAGCTTAGAAAGCAAGCGAGGCTCAGTTGAAGACGGGTCTTGGCTTTCTTGTTTGATTTATCCCTCCCCAGGGCGAGTCTCAGCTTTGCAGAGCCCGCAGGTCTGGTGCGGGAGGTCAGCGTCCAGGTGTGCCGCCACGCGTGCAGGTGGAACGGAGCGTAGGTCcaggttccctcttccccagcCGCGGGCTGAAGGGACAGCTACCGGAGAAGGCGGCTGCCGTTGAGGCCGCTCCTTGTGCTCTGGGGGCTGCGCTGGGTCCCTTGGGCCTGGGGCTCTGATCTGGGGctgctcatcttcctctcccGCTGCCGGGTTTCGAGCCTGGCTCTCGCCTTTCCAGACTCTGTACAAACTTTTCTCCTCCCCGCAAGTTTCCCTGGCGAAGGCGGAGACAGTCGGCGCGCGGCCCGGGCGCCCATTGGCTGACACAGAAAGGGCGGAGCGAGTCTTCCTATGGCACAGCCCGGGAGCCTGGTGATAGAGGGCGGAGCGGAAAGCCTGGGGAGGTCTGAAGGGACCCGAGGGGGTGCCACCGGGCAGCGGAGGTGGCTCCAGTACTTTCCGTCTCTCAGAGATACTGAGAGCACCCGGGCCGAGCCCCAGGGAAGTCCCTGCACGCGCTTTTGCCACTCCTAAGACGAGCATTTAGTGGGGATGCTGCTGGGACCAGCGTCTGGTCTACGTCGCTCTGCAGTATGGAGGGCATTAATTCTCTCACCTTCCACCCGCAGACCGAGCTTGTGGGTCTTGGGCTATCAGGACAATTGCTTTAGGATTCTACCCGGGAGCGGCAGAGCGGATATGTGGGTGTGTGGTTGTATGTGGGTGTGTACGCCCAA contains:
- the Ptger4 gene encoding prostaglandin E2 receptor EP4 subtype, with protein sequence MSTPGVNASFSASERLNSPVTIPAVMFIFGVVGNLVAIIVLCKSRKEQKETTFYTLVCGLAVTDLLGTLLVSPVTIATYMKGQWPGDQALCDYSTFILLFFGLSGLSIICAMSIERYLAINHAYFYSHYVDKRLAGLTLFAVYASNVLFCALPNMGLGRSERQYPGTWCFIDWTSNVTAYAAFSYMYAGFSSFLILATVLCNVLVCGALLRMHRQFMRRTSLGTEQHHAAAAAAVASAASRGHAGASPALQRLSDFRRRRSFRRIAGAEIQMVILLIATSLVVLICSIPLVVRVFINQLYQPSVVKDISRNPDLQAIRIASVNPILDPWIYILLRKTVLSKAIEKIKCLFCRIGGSGRDGSTQHCSESRRTSSAMSSHSRSFLSRELREISSTSQTLLYLPDLSESSLGGRNLLPGVHGVGLTQADTTSLRTLRISETSDSSQGQDSESVLLVDEVGGSGREEPASKGNSLQVTFPSETLNLSEKCI